CCACAGCGCGGAAGACGATCCTTGCGTCTCGCTGACCGTCAGGTCTGAGGGAGACGTCGTCGACATCGAAGTCGCCGATACTGGTCCGGGACTGCCCGATATCGAACGAGGAGTCCTCCGTGGAGAAGTCGACGAGACGCCGCTGTATCACAGCGCCGGCATCGGCCTGTTCCTCGTTCGACAACTCACCCAGGCCTCTAACGGCCGCATCCGTATTCACGATAACGAGCCTCGCGGCAGTGTCGTTCAGATTCGCGTCCCAGTCGCCGGCGAAGTCGAGGAGTGATCGGACAGCCCATGTCTCGTCACGACGAGCTCGTCCATCGCCCCCGCATGGAGGATGGAAACGGGACCTGTGGCCGAGTCCGAACCGCGGTTTGTCGATCTGTCCGTTCTCGGGGGTGATAATTGGGGGGGTAGGCCCTTGTGATCCGACGGTGAGTAGCAGGTATGGTACGGTCCGAGGAGACGGAGACGCCGTATCGGGATATCTTCGAGGCGTCGCCCGATCCGGTTTTCGTCCACGATCCGGAGACTGGCGAGGTCCTCGACGCCAATGCGGCGACTGCCGAGATGCTCGGAGTCGAGCAGGAGGCAGTCGTCGGGATGACAGTCGGTGATTTCAGCCCGCCGAGCTACACGAACGAGGAGGCCAACGACCTCATCAGGACGGCGGCCGACGAGGGTCACGCTGCGGTCGAGTGGCGCGTCTCGGGGCCGGACGGGACGATGCGCTGGGTCGACGTGAGTCTCGAAGCGGCGACAGTCGGCGGCGAACCACGGGTCTTGGCGTACGTTCAGGACATCACCGAGCATCGCGAGCGGGAACTCGAATGGCGCGACCGGACCCACCAATTGCAGGCGATCGTGGATAACCTCCCGGTCGTCCTGTTCACGCTCGACCCCGAGGGAATCTTCACCCATTCCTCGGGGAAGGGTCTCGAAGCGCTCGGCGTCGAGCCGGGTGATTTCGAGGGGCTATCGGTGTTCGACGTCTACGGTGACTTCCCAGAGATAGTCGCGGCTGCAGATCGGGCTCTCGACGGGGAGGAAGTACGCGTCACCCAGCGACTCGACGAACTGGTGTTCGAGACGTGGTACCAGCCCGTCTTCGACGATGCTGGGGACCTGACACAGGTCGTCGGTGTCGCGCGGAACGTCACCGATCTCAAACGCAAGGAACAACGAGTCAGGCGACTCAGCGACGCCACACAGGACCTGCTGTACGCCGAAACCGAACAGGAGGTCGCAGCGAAGGTCACCGAGATTGCCAGCGAAGTCGTCGGCCGGCCGCTCGCGGCGATGTGGTCGTACGACGAGGACGACGACGTCCTTCGACCCGTCGGCGCGACCGCGGAGGCGGCGACGTTCGGCGACGCCGAGGCGGCCGTCGAACTGCCCTCGTTCGGCGCAGGCACCGACGAAAAAGAGATCTTCGAGACGGGACAGACCACCGTCGTCGACGACTACCAGGCGCTGGCGAATCCGTCGGCGCCCGAGACACCGCTGGGGACGCTGGTGTGTCTCCCGCTCGACGACCACGGCCTGTTGACTGTCGGTTCGCCGGCGGTCGAGGAGTTCAGCGACACCGAACGACACCTGCTAGACATCCTCGCGAGTACGGCGACCGCAGCGATGACACAGGTCGAGCGCGAGCGACAGCTCCGGGCGTATCGCGACGAACTAGAGCGATCCAACGAGGCGCTCCAGCAGTTCGCCTACGTCGCCTCCCACGACCTTCAGGAGCCGCTGCGGATGGTCTCCAGTTACGTCCACTTGCTCGACAGCGAGTACGGTGACGAACTCGACGAGGAAGCCCAGGAGTACATGCACTACGCCGTCGACGGCGCGGCGCGGATGAAGTCGATGATCGACGGGCTGCTAGAGTACTCCCGCATCCAGACTCACGGGGAGTCTTTCGAGCCTGTCGACACGGACGCGGTCCTCGACCGGACGCTCGACCAGCTCGAACTGTTCCTCGAAGACGAGGGCGTCACCATCGAACGCGAGCCGTTGCCGTCGGTCGCCGCCGACGACGAACAGGTGAGTCAGCTGTTTCAAAACCTGCTCAAAAACGCCGCCATCCACGGCGGCGCGTCGACGATCTCGATCGGAGCGACGACCGACGAGAAGCACGTGACGTTCAGCGTGGCCGACGACGGCGTCGGAATCCCCGCCGACCAGCAAGATTCGCTGTTCGACATCTTCGCGCAGGGCCACGACACCGAAGGCGGCAGCGGCATGGGGCTGGCGATCTGTGACAGGATCGCCCACCGCCACGGCGGCGACATCTGGGTCGAGTCCGAGCCCGGCGAGGGAACCACATTCTATGTTACCCTGCCGCGCGTACAGGAGAACGACGATGAGTAATCCGACCGCCGACGCCGTCGAGATCCTGCTGGCCGAGGACAACCCCGGCGACGTCAAACTCACGGAGAAAGCCCTCGAACAGGGACACATCATCAACAACCTTCACGTCGTCACCGACGGTGTCGAGGCGATGCAGTTCCTCCGACGGGAGGGCGAGTACGCCGACAAACCCCGCCCGGATCTGGTGTTGCTCGACCTCAACATGCCGCGAAAAGACGGCAAGGAAGTCCTGAAAGACGTCAAGGACGACCCCGACCTCCGCCGGATCCCGATCGTCGTGCTGACCAGTTCCGAGGCCGAAGAGGATATCGTCAGATCCTACGATCTGCACGCCAACGCCTACCTGACCAAACCGGTCGACTTCTCGGGCTTTCTCGATATCGTCGAACACATCGAGGACTTCTGGCTGTCGGTCGTCAAGATGCCACCCGAGTGAGATGGCGCTTCAGGAATCTCACCTCTCGGTCCTACTGGCCGAGGACAACCCGGGAGACGCCCGCCTGGTCGAACGCTATCTCGAGACCGCCCAGCGAGACCAGTTCGTCGACGAGTACTCGTTGACGCACGTCGAGGATCTCGCCGCCGGGTTGGAGCGTCTCGGCGCGGGTCACTTCGACGTGCTCTTGCTCGATCTCGGGTTACCGGGTTCGACAGGAATCGACACACTCGACCGGGCAGTCGCAGCCGACCCACCCGCTCCGATCGTCGTCCTGACGGGCTTCGACGACGGGGAGACGGCACTGGAGGCGATCAAGCGCGGTGCTCAGGACTACCTCCCGAAAGACGACCTCGACAGCGACAGGCTGATCCGGGCGATCAGGTACGCCATCGAGCGCCACGATCAGGAACAGCGGCTCCAGCGCCAGACCGAGCAGATGGAGTTTTTCAACCAGATCCTCCGCCACGACATGCTCAACGGGATGAACGTCATCCGGGCCCGGGGCGATATCCTGGCCGAGCAACTGGAGGGAGAACAGGCCACGCAGGCCGACACCATTGTCGATTGGAGCGACGACATCATCGACCTGACGGAGAAAGTTCGGTCGATCCTGACGACGTTGACCGACGACGAGTCGCGTGACCTCCGGCCCGTCGATCTCGAACCGGTGGCGACCGCTGCCGCCGAGCGAGCGCGCTCGATGGGTGCGACCGTCGGGATCGACGTCCCCGACGACCTCTCGGTCAGGGCGGACGGACTGCTGGAAGACGTTCTGGCGAACCTCACGACCAATGCAGTCGAACACGGTGGTGCGGCTGTCACTGCTGAGATCTCGGCCACGAGGACCGAACACAGGGCCGTCGTCCGCGTCGAGGACGACGGCAGTGGCATCCCCGAAGACGAGCGCGACCGGATCTTCGAACGGGGACAGAAAGGAGCCGGATCGACCGGCACCGGATTCGGCCTGTACTTCGTCGACTCGATGCTCGACGCCTACGGTGGCAGCGTCAGCATCGAGGAGAGCGATCTCGGTGGGGCAGCTATCGTCCTCGAACTCCCGACGCCCCGGGAGTACGATGACTGAGGATCATCCACGAAATTTTACGTATGCGTAGAGCGTATCGTCGCTGATGGCCACCAAGAGCGCGCTCGCCCAGCAACTGGGTGTCGTCGCCGGGTTCGACGATCCGCGTGCGCCGTTAGAACAGTATCGGACACCGCCGGAAGTCGCCGCGTCACTCGTACACACGGCGGATCTCCAGGGCGACATCGAGGGTCGGACGGTCGTCGACCTCGGCTGCGGGACGGGGATGCTCGCCTTGGCGGCCGCCCTCCGTGGTCCCGAGCGCGTGATCGGGCTCGACCTCGATCCGGACCCCTTATCGACTGCCCTGGCCAACGAACGCCGGGTCGCCTCGACGACGTCGGTCGAGTGGCTCCGGGCCGACGCCACGCGCGCACCGCTGTGCTCGCCGGCCCCAGTGACGGTCGTGATGAATCCGCCCTTCGGCGCACAGTCCGGCAACGAACATGCCGACCGGGCGTTCCTCGAAACGACGGCCGACATCGCGAGTGTCTCCTACTCGATCCACAACGCCGGCAGTCGAGAGTTCGTCGAGTCCTTCGCCAGTGACAACGGCGGCGAGGTGACGCACGCCTTCGGGGTCGAACTCGATCTCCCCAGGCAGTTCGACTTCCACGAGGCCGACTCGGAGACGATCGACGCCGAAGCCTTCAGGATCCGCTGGCGTTAGTTCCGGCGGAGCGGTGGAATCTTCTTGTTAGCGATCCTGACACGCGTGCCCTCAGCGTTCGCAATGAGGTTTCGACCCCGGCGATCGAATCGGATGTCGCCGACGGTGACGCTCCCGCCGTCTTCGGGCATGGCGGCGACCCCGAGCGTCTCGTTGTTCCGCGAGACTGCAATCTCGAAGTCGGTCCCGGCTGGCCGGAGCGTGATCGAGCGATTGGCGATGATGGCCTCGGCGGTCGCCGGTTCGGACGTGTAGGCGAGTCGCGGCTGGCTATCCGGCGGGTACAGAGAGACACGGTACGTCTGTTCGCCACCGACGACGGTCCAGGTCGTTCGGGTCACCCAGACGGTTTCACGCCAGCCGACTCCGCCCACGCGGACGCGGGCGACGCCGGACTGAGCCAGCCGATCGGCCGTGGTGTGAACGTCCCAGACGTGTCGGCGCTCACTGGTGACGATCACGCCGCTGGTCTCGACGGCTGTCTGGGCCTCGATCTGGGGGAGGTCCACAAGCGGCACCTCGACGCTGTAGAGTTGATCGGTGACGTTCTCGGCGTAGCCGATCTGGTAATCCCGTACTTCGACCGGGTCGTTCGGCAGGTCGGTCCCCTCGAACGTCGTCGTGTTCAGCGCCACGCCTGCCAGTGCACACGAGAGCACGACCGTCACGAGGCCAGTCCTCGCGAGGGTCGACTTCGACGGCACGGACTCCCCGGTCGGTACCAACGGTTCGCGCTCGCCGATCGCGAGGACGACGACCGTCGCGACCCCGAAGACGAGCGCCACGCCGGCGGCCCGATGGAGGACGAACTGGCCGTCGCCGGCCGGCCAGTATACCAACCAGAGTTGCTGGACCAGCCCATACGTGAGAACGGCGCCGAAGACCAGGCTACGGGACGGCGAACTCTCCCGTCTACGGAGATACGCGACGGCGACCAGCACACCGACGAGAAAGCCGAGAAAGTGACCGATCGCCGAGATGTCCGCGAACCAGACGGTCCTGGTCCCGAGCCCGCCCGTTGCGAACGCGCTCACGGGTGTCGTGAACGCGTTGTACAACAGTCGCAGCACGTCGGTGGCCAGGAGGGCGGCGACGGCCGAGAGCGGTCGCACGAGCAGCGCGAATCCCGCGAGCGCGTACACCACGCCCGAGAAGCCGATGATGGGTCCGGGGGTCGCCACGGTCAGCGCCAGCCCGGACAGCAGGATCACGAGGAAGATTGCGAGCGGTCGTCCGTACGGACTGCTCCGCCAGTCTCCCCCTGCCTGTGTACCCCGCTGATGGGGGAAGTGGCCGACTGCGTACTCACAGATGGCACCGAAGACGACGAGCGAGATTGCGTTGCCCAGCAAGTGGTTGAAGTTCTGGTGGGAGAACGCGGCAGTGACGATCCCCAGCGGGTACTCGAAGGAATAGGCGACGAACGGGTACGTGACCGGTGCTTGCGGGTCGAAGATGTCGCCGCTGTAGGCTCCCTGGACGAACAGATAGACGGCCAGCAGGAACGCGACCGTCAGCAGTGTTCCCCAGGGAACCCCGAGGAGGAGCCGCGAGCGAAGGCGGCGAGCGATCGCTCCGTTCGGTCCATGCTGTCGGTATAACACGCCGATCGAAAGCATAGCGACTACAACGACCAGCAGTTGCAGGGGCCAGGGCGGCACCCCGTCCATGATCGCCCGACGGAGAAATCCAACGACCAGCGGGATGTCCACCGAGATGCTCATGAGCGTGTGTTTGGGGCCGGCGGCTTAGGCGTAGCGCTCGCGAACGTGACGCCGACGTTCGGTCTCACGCCCGTTCGCGATCTTCGTCGGAGTGGGCCCGGACCCACAGCTCGCCGATCCGCGAGAGCCGCGTCCGGTAGGACTTGCCGTGTGATTCCTGTTCGATGTAGCCTTTGCCGCCGGGACCGAGGCGGTCGACGTTGTACAGCACCTTCGAGCGGAAGCTGTCGGTGTACTCCTCGCCGAGTTCGCGGGCCAGCCCCTGGGCCAGCTCGGAGACGGACTCGAACTCCCCGTGCTCGCCGAGCGTGAACAGGATGAGTTCCTCGAAGGGTTTGACGTTCGAGAACGAGGCGACGGGCAACTCGACGACGTACGAGCCGTCAATCTCGGTCGCACCGATGGTCGTCCCGCGCTCGTCGAACTCCGCGAGCAGGTCACGGGCGTCACCGAGCCACTCGTCGATGCGGTCGTCGTCGATCTCCCGCTGGAGGTCCGCGAGCAGGTCGATCCCCTGGCGGAGCTCCTCGGCGAGTTCGGTTTCGAGGTACTTCTCGGGGGCGGTGTAGTAGGTGTGGATGCGGTCGCGGTCGCCCTCGCGTTCGACCATGATCGAGTGGGCCGCGGTGGCAAAGGCAAAGGAGACGGGGCGGGGCATCGCGGAGATGTTGACCCACACTTCGGCGTCTTCGCCACGGTCGAGTTCGGCGTTGATCAGCGCGTAGGCCTGCTCGAAGGCCGCGTCGTAGTCGTAGACGTCTTCGAGGGCGATACGTTCGGTTTCGGCACCCAGGAGGTTCCGAAAGTCGGTCTCGAGCTGGGCGGCGATCTGCTGGGAGTACTCGACGTTGGCCTCGCTGCCGACCGCGCCCTCCAGCAGTATGGCGCGGTCCACGTCGAGTTGCTCGCGCACCAGGGGCGCGATCAGCCGGTCGTAGTCGAACCCGACCGGCACGATGTGGGTGTGCATACACGAGGGGTGGGGCGGTGTTTATAAAAATCACCAGTCTTCGAGCGGTGGGCCGATTCGAGACGGTCTCGTGTACCGGTCGGGAAGCGACTGCGCCCCCAGAGGTGGCGTCAATTCGGGGGAGCCGGTCACGACAGGTATTTGCCACGGGCAACCGTACCATCCTGGCGTCCATGAGCACATTCATGGCAGCATTCACGGGCCAGTCGGCCCAGATCATCAATGCAGGATTCAGCGAAATATCTCATTCACGCACAGATCACCGCCAACGGGGTGGTCGAACGAAGTGACGTCGTCGGTGCGATCTTCGGTCAGACCGAGGGACTGCTCGGAGACGAACTGGAGATCCGCGAGCTACAGGAGTCCTCGAAGCTCGGCCGGATAGACGTCGAGATCGACTCGGAGGGCGGCAAGTCCTTCGGCGACGTAACCATCGCCAGCGGTCTGGATCGCGTCGAGACGGCTATCTTGGCCGCGAGCCTGGAGACGATCGAGCGCGTCGGCCCCTGTCGCGCGACGGCCGAGGTCGTCGACCTCGAAGACGTTCGGCAGGCCAAGCGACGGGAGGTCGTCGAGCGCGCGACCAGTCTGCTGGAGGAGTTCGACGACTCCGTGCTGTCGAGCCAGGAGCTGATCGAGGCGGTTCGGCGGCGGGCCCGAACCGAGCGGATCACCGAGTTCGAGGGCTATCCCGCCGGACCGCGCGCGGCCGACAGCGACGCGATCATCGTCGTCGAAGGGCGGGCTGACGTACTCCAACTGCTCCAGTACGGGATCAAAAACGCCGTGGCGGTCGAGGGGACCGACGTGCCCGAAGCGATCGCGCGCCTGACGAGCGAGCGGACGGTCACGGCGTTTCTCGACGGCGACCGCGGGGGGGAACTCATCCTCAAAGAGCTGGCACAGGTCGGTAACGTCGATTACGTGGCGTTCGCGCCGGCGGGCACGTCCGTCGAGGATCTCTCCCGTGAGGACGTCATGGCGGCGCTCCGGGAGAAGGTCGAGTTCGAGAAACTGCTGGCCGATGAGGACGCCGCGACGATCTCCTTCCCGGAGGACGCAGTGCCCCTCGACGAGTCCGAGGCAGCCGCTGGCGAGACCGACTCGGGGGACGTCGCAGGCGAGGCGGAGTCGGCCGCGACAGATGGTGCGGGTGCGGCGGCCACGGACGAGAAGTCTGCGGCCGGCCAGCAGCCCGCATCGGACGCGGAGACGGCGGCCGCAGCGTCGCCCGACGCTGGCGAATCGACGTCGGAGAAAGCCATGACGCTGTCGGATCACGTCGAGGCCGTCATCGAGGGCGGTAGCGGGACGGTGCGACTGCTCGACGAGGGGTTGAACCCGCTCGACGAGCGGTCGGCGGTGGAGGCCTTCGATGCCATCGAATCGGCCGAGGAGGTCCCGACGACGGTCATCGTCGACGGAGCAGTCGACCAGCGCGTGCTCGATGTCGCTGCCCAGCGCGGGGTCGACCGCGTCGTCGCCAGCGGCGAGGGACAGTTCGTCAAGAAACCGACGAGCGTCCACCTGCAGGTCACCTGAAACTGCCGGTCACTCACTTCGTTGCCGGTAGACGATCCCGTCCGTGCCGTCCTCGTAGTAGTCCGGCACGCGGTCGGCCACCGCGAAGCCGCGCGATTCGTAGAATTCACGGGCCCGGGTGTCGTCGGCCCGGGTCGTGACACGGACTCTCTCGACCCCGCGAGACCGGAGCCGTTCACAGATCGTTTCGAGCAAGGCTCTTCCGTGTCCCTGTCGCTGAGAATTCGTCGCGATTGCGAGCTCTGGGAGGTAGGCACGCGAGTCCCCGACGACCGCGAACACGTAGCCGACGATCCGATCGTCGTCGAGACAGACGAACCCAGGGAGTGGACCGTCGGCAGCGGCCGCGAGAAGGTCGGGACTCGGTTCGTCGAGGGCTGCTCGCTGGATCTCTCCGAGCCTGTGGTGGTCGGCAGGCTCGATCTCGCGAATCGTTCGCGTCATATCGGGGCCAGCCCGAGGGCGATCGCGAAGCCACCGCCAGCGACGCCGGCCGCGGCGGTCGCGAGGAAGTTCACGCCCTGGTTGCCGACGTATCGATCTTCGATCAGCGCGCCGAGCAGACTGTCGACGGTCATCCCGACGACACCCGCGGCGACGACGACGGCTGCGCCGGCGGCTCCGATGGTCTCGAACATCCCGGCGCCGATCCCGGCGATGATCGCCGCGCCGACGAGTCCGGCAAGCGCGCCCTGCCAGGTCACGCCGCCGTCGGTTCCCGGGTCGACGACCTCGAAAGTCGTGATCAGTCGCGGGCGATCGTAGAGGCCACCGATCTCGCTGGAGAGGGTGTCGCTCATCGCGGCGGCGACCGAACCGGCGAAGACGAACAGGAAGAGGTCCTGCGGGACGGCGTCGATCCGCGGGGCCGCGGCGTGGGCGATGACCGCAAAGAGCGCCACCAGCGAGTTCGCGAGGACGTTCCCGCTGCCGCGTGCCCCCTCGTTGGGCTGGGCGATACCGCGCTGGACTTTTCGGTCGTACTTGAATTTCGAGGACAGCCCGCCGAGACCGAAGAAGGTGATCAACATGGCGAACCAGCCGACGTCGCCGACGACTATCGTCAAGAGCCCGAGCAGGACGCCAGTCAACATCCCCGGGAGCGAGGCCGTCTCCAGGGCGAAGGAGACGTACCCCAGTGCGACGGTGATCCCAAGGGCGATGACGATCCCCTGGGGTGTCACGTCGATCGCCAGATCGGCAAATAGCCACAGCAGCAGGCCCACAGACAGCAACACGAGCGGGTCGTCGCGCTCGAACAAGACTGTGCGGAGCAGGGCGGCGGTGAGCGCGCCAGTCGCGGCCAGAAACGCCAGCACTGGGAGGTCGACCGGGAGGCCGAGGATCCGGTCGGCGGCGGCGTGAGAACCGAGACCGGCCAGGAAGGCGACGGCGACGAACGCGGTGGTCGCGGCGATCGGATCGGCCCCGCGGCTGCGGACGGCGTTGCTGGCAAGGTTGCCGAACGAGAGGACGAAGACGCTCATCGTGAACACGCCGATTGGCATCTCGAACTGCGTCGCCAGCAGCGAGAGGCCGGCGATCGAGAGGGCGAAGCCGGCCAGCCCGTAGAGGCGGCCGTCTCGGCGGTCGCCGGGGCGAGCGAACAACTCGAAGACGACGCCCCCCTCGATGACGTAGAGCGCGAGGGCGGCGATCGTGACGAACGGCGCGGCGGCGGCGACAGTCGCGACCGGGCGAGAGAATGTCTGGGAGACGACAGGCACCGCCAGCGAGATGGCTCCCACGGCGGCGAACGCGCCCGCACGGCGGACTGTCGAGGTCACGCTACCGGGCGTTTCCCCGAGAGGTACTTACCATTTCCGAACCCCGTGCGTTTAGGAGCCGGACCCTCCATGATCGACTGTGGGCCTGTACGACCGCTATCTCGGGGCGCGACTGCGCTACAGCGACGCCGACCTGCCGGAATCGGTCGCGATCATCCTCACCGAACGGGACCTCCTGGAAAAGGGTGCCTACGGGACGCTCGAATCGTGTTTCGACTGGGCGTTCGAGTACGGGGCCGAACACGTCCTCGTGTACGTCAGCGTCCTCGACGAGGAGGCCGTCCCGACGCTGGAGCGCCAGTTCGGCGACATCGACGCGCCAGCGCCGGTGGCCGTTCGCGGCCCGGGAGACGAACAACGCGCCGACGCACCCATCCAGGTCAGTATCGGTCTGGGTGGCAAACACGAGTTCGCCGCAACAGTTCGGAGCCTGGCCGAGGAGGTCGAAGAAGGTGAGATCGGTCCCGAGGACATCGACGAGGACGCTATCGAGGAGCGGCTGGTCTTCCCGACGGCTCCCGATCTTGTCATCAAGACCGGGGCCGAACGCCTTTCGGATTTCATGATCTGGCAGTCGGTCTACTCCGAACTGTACTTCACCGACGTCAACTGGCGGGACTTCCGCGAGCGCGACTACCTCCGGGCGCTGCGGGATTATCAGGAACGCCAGCGGAGATTCGGCCGGTAGGCCGAATCACGTCAGACCGTGTCTGACGGCTGTTTGGACGGTGAGCGCAGCGAGACGTCCAAACGCTGAAAGACGACTCGTGCGAGTCTTTCAGAAGTTCGGGCGTTGAGAGACGCACTCGCCTCGAACGGCCGTCCGCGGTAAAATACCCTTCGCTCGGAACCGAAAGTGAAAATAATATTGATAGTGTTGTTCGCCGTCCTTTTGGTCATGGGACGTGCTGAACTCACTCGCCGTCGAGTGCTTTCGGCTGGTGGACTGGCCACGGCAGGCGGGCTCGCGGGCTGTACCGACATCCTCGGCGGGTCAGATTCCGGTGGTCCTGACGAGACTGGAACTGTGAGCGAGGGCGTTCTCTCGTCGCTCCCGCTGGACGTGTTACTCACGTTCGACGACGGTATCGAGGACGTCTCGGGTAACGACCGACCAGTCTCGGTCGAGGGGGGAGAACTCGTCGAGGGACGGTCTGGTCAGGCGCTCCGACTCAGACCTCCGGACGAGTATTTCACCGTGCAGTCCGGTCTCGAAAGCCCGGGGTTCGATAGCGGCGACGAGGCAGAGCCTTTCTCGTATGCAGCCTGGGTCCAGATCCACAGCGCACACCGCCACGAACTCTTCACGAACGAGGGGAGCCGCCGGCGGTTGGCCATCAACTCGGATCGGCAAGTCTGTGGCCGGATGTGGGGCGGGCGGAGTGACATCGAGGGGTCTCCGGCCTGCGGAGCACAGGTCCCGCTCGAGGAGTGGGTCCACGTCGGCTTCGTGTTCACCGGCACCGAGGGCCGTGTCTACTACAACGGCGACGAGATCGCCCGCAATCCGTGGCGAGGCTACACCGGAAGCGCGAAGACGTGCAGCGGAAGCCGTGCGGCGGGTGGGGGCGACTGTGAAGCCGCCCCAGGCGAAGTCGACGCGACGATCGACGAGTGGGCGATCATCCGAACCGACGTCTCACAATCGACTATGCGCGAGCTTGCCTCGGCCTGACTGTCGTGACGTATGCTAGCATGCAGTAATTAACTCACTTCCGAATAAAGACTTATACACCCCCATAGCCTAGCCCCACTCGTAGT
The Halapricum salinum genome window above contains:
- a CDS encoding METTL5 family protein, producing MATKSALAQQLGVVAGFDDPRAPLEQYRTPPEVAASLVHTADLQGDIEGRTVVDLGCGTGMLALAAALRGPERVIGLDLDPDPLSTALANERRVASTTSVEWLRADATRAPLCSPAPVTVVMNPPFGAQSGNEHADRAFLETTADIASVSYSIHNAGSREFVESFASDNGGEVTHAFGVELDLPRQFDFHEADSETIDAEAFRIRWR
- the dnaG gene encoding DNA primase DnaG, which translates into the protein MQDSAKYLIHAQITANGVVERSDVVGAIFGQTEGLLGDELEIRELQESSKLGRIDVEIDSEGGKSFGDVTIASGLDRVETAILAASLETIERVGPCRATAEVVDLEDVRQAKRREVVERATSLLEEFDDSVLSSQELIEAVRRRARTERITEFEGYPAGPRAADSDAIIVVEGRADVLQLLQYGIKNAVAVEGTDVPEAIARLTSERTVTAFLDGDRGGELILKELAQVGNVDYVAFAPAGTSVEDLSREDVMAALREKVEFEKLLADEDAATISFPEDAVPLDESEAAAGETDSGDVAGEAESAATDGAGAAATDEKSAAGQQPASDAETAAAASPDAGESTSEKAMTLSDHVEAVIEGGSGTVRLLDEGLNPLDERSAVEAFDAIESAEEVPTTVIVDGAVDQRVLDVAAQRGVDRVVASGEGQFVKKPTSVHLQVT
- a CDS encoding response regulator, which produces MSNPTADAVEILLAEDNPGDVKLTEKALEQGHIINNLHVVTDGVEAMQFLRREGEYADKPRPDLVLLDLNMPRKDGKEVLKDVKDDPDLRRIPIVVLTSSEAEEDIVRSYDLHANAYLTKPVDFSGFLDIVEHIEDFWLSVVKMPPE
- a CDS encoding HFX_2341 family transcriptional regulator; translation: MHTHIVPVGFDYDRLIAPLVREQLDVDRAILLEGAVGSEANVEYSQQIAAQLETDFRNLLGAETERIALEDVYDYDAAFEQAYALINAELDRGEDAEVWVNISAMPRPVSFAFATAAHSIMVEREGDRDRIHTYYTAPEKYLETELAEELRQGIDLLADLQREIDDDRIDEWLGDARDLLAEFDERGTTIGATEIDGSYVVELPVASFSNVKPFEELILFTLGEHGEFESVSELAQGLARELGEEYTDSFRSKVLYNVDRLGPGGKGYIEQESHGKSYRTRLSRIGELWVRAHSDEDRERA
- a CDS encoding GNAT family N-acetyltransferase; its protein translation is MTRTIREIEPADHHRLGEIQRAALDEPSPDLLAAAADGPLPGFVCLDDDRIVGYVFAVVGDSRAYLPELAIATNSQRQGHGRALLETICERLRSRGVERVRVTTRADDTRAREFYESRGFAVADRVPDYYEDGTDGIVYRQRSE
- a CDS encoding rhomboid family intramembrane serine protease, whose translation is MSISVDIPLVVGFLRRAIMDGVPPWPLQLLVVVVAMLSIGVLYRQHGPNGAIARRLRSRLLLGVPWGTLLTVAFLLAVYLFVQGAYSGDIFDPQAPVTYPFVAYSFEYPLGIVTAAFSHQNFNHLLGNAISLVVFGAICEYAVGHFPHQRGTQAGGDWRSSPYGRPLAIFLVILLSGLALTVATPGPIIGFSGVVYALAGFALLVRPLSAVAALLATDVLRLLYNAFTTPVSAFATGGLGTRTVWFADISAIGHFLGFLVGVLVAVAYLRRRESSPSRSLVFGAVLTYGLVQQLWLVYWPAGDGQFVLHRAAGVALVFGVATVVVLAIGEREPLVPTGESVPSKSTLARTGLVTVVLSCALAGVALNTTTFEGTDLPNDPVEVRDYQIGYAENVTDQLYSVEVPLVDLPQIEAQTAVETSGVIVTSERRHVWDVHTTADRLAQSGVARVRVGGVGWRETVWVTRTTWTVVGGEQTYRVSLYPPDSQPRLAYTSEPATAEAIIANRSITLRPAGTDFEIAVSRNNETLGVAAMPEDGGSVTVGDIRFDRRGRNLIANAEGTRVRIANKKIPPLRRN
- a CDS encoding hybrid sensor histidine kinase/response regulator, with product MALQESHLSVLLAEDNPGDARLVERYLETAQRDQFVDEYSLTHVEDLAAGLERLGAGHFDVLLLDLGLPGSTGIDTLDRAVAADPPAPIVVLTGFDDGETALEAIKRGAQDYLPKDDLDSDRLIRAIRYAIERHDQEQRLQRQTEQMEFFNQILRHDMLNGMNVIRARGDILAEQLEGEQATQADTIVDWSDDIIDLTEKVRSILTTLTDDESRDLRPVDLEPVATAAAERARSMGATVGIDVPDDLSVRADGLLEDVLANLTTNAVEHGGAAVTAEISATRTEHRAVVRVEDDGSGIPEDERDRIFERGQKGAGSTGTGFGLYFVDSMLDAYGGSVSIEESDLGGAAIVLELPTPREYDD
- a CDS encoding PAS domain-containing sensor histidine kinase — encoded protein: MVRSEETETPYRDIFEASPDPVFVHDPETGEVLDANAATAEMLGVEQEAVVGMTVGDFSPPSYTNEEANDLIRTAADEGHAAVEWRVSGPDGTMRWVDVSLEAATVGGEPRVLAYVQDITEHRERELEWRDRTHQLQAIVDNLPVVLFTLDPEGIFTHSSGKGLEALGVEPGDFEGLSVFDVYGDFPEIVAAADRALDGEEVRVTQRLDELVFETWYQPVFDDAGDLTQVVGVARNVTDLKRKEQRVRRLSDATQDLLYAETEQEVAAKVTEIASEVVGRPLAAMWSYDEDDDVLRPVGATAEAATFGDAEAAVELPSFGAGTDEKEIFETGQTTVVDDYQALANPSAPETPLGTLVCLPLDDHGLLTVGSPAVEEFSDTERHLLDILASTATAAMTQVERERQLRAYRDELERSNEALQQFAYVASHDLQEPLRMVSSYVHLLDSEYGDELDEEAQEYMHYAVDGAARMKSMIDGLLEYSRIQTHGESFEPVDTDAVLDRTLDQLELFLEDEGVTIEREPLPSVAADDEQVSQLFQNLLKNAAIHGGASTISIGATTDEKHVTFSVADDGVGIPADQQDSLFDIFAQGHDTEGGSGMGLAICDRIAHRHGGDIWVESEPGEGTTFYVTLPRVQENDDE